In Paenibacillus algicola, a genomic segment contains:
- a CDS encoding S-layer homology domain-containing protein has product MKRLLSLFLSLSLIAALVVPPAPLQAAVIADAQQLMDYLRTKVDAGGDATKIKLADANATVQVSTPVTLNETFNVPSGVKLQLFLKIGIQDEMIVDGKLQDSRGLDFRRDGVVGTGTGSVLLNSGSSYYQQGAEIVGAAGVIQPGPNSSVKLLANSRLYVASGTVTVPAGKTVTSDMFKVIEVAEGAKFEVNGVINNDVALILPSPPGSGPTADKAALVQAISAAMANKDATAVSVDGSEVPSTGKWVTASAADAFMTAIQSAIGIRDDGAATQSQVTEGEAALTAAVQAFDAAKQNGTRTGVPAEIKTAQDLADALKHITVDDTKVKLSGNTVELYEAITIGEPMSIPAGVKLQSFADLTVNTSVTVLGTVQDSRTPDKRGAGLAGNGSGAMVFRTGSSYYQQGTEVVGPNGIFKLGSDSSVEVQGNHHLRIASGIVTLAKPVEASVVQRITVASEAVFNAVSSHIGAGVDYTPVSAGLVRLNELIRLAAANLDSTPVSVDGAGLTSDQYWVTQTDQDALADRVDAAIVTKNNSSAAESDYQTAAAALEAAVQAFNDAKQPGAVQAAEITTAEELLTALNGLSGSAEPVAKRLADERVGEKTFQVVEVFKPVTVTKKLTVPANVRLKFTAQMTVHAMIQVKGQLQDFRDEGFIIGNGIVGGSGIGSAVFEPGSAMYIKGKGETIGNTGMLRVEPNSILSMYAKNRMEITSGKATVLKPLITSLTTDLSVQSGAELTVIGSIPKEIAVQSSGTYIDASITNTESKLGMVGQSAESSDETALTAKIQDGRIYLTVKSMEQKKVTVTVKAEDGRTATVEADLNNGGVISKSILKYGALSAAELKARIQSKISELEALILQAQARKLDTEREKGAVWFAKEYDKYADWDEKNIDVNKKMFGVIPSYSPGGKSPEELAQELPEFQRTEVIALLDTAIAELTGVLNGSIVRRPVRLVDWDGIELKGSNFYSEGKPVFLHDYFSKPLDVPKDNATLYNDYLGKIDLPKSINPSFVSDEKGTPTADKYGDLQNRPSNNMGYTILWHDPAPAWATSKHGETLRDGITTFTKYDINHPEIRSIWSHVLKQTGPITSGKPYTELGYLLANEPHWFLEKGHWATPRKANGQEGISDLALKQFAEWLEERHQTLSNLNALWGTSYASFDAAAQSVIPMDKKYKGTPIGYDVSLFNMERGTEWLGFLHEQVKANDPQANTHIKIMPDLFVEDNRTHGIDFEKLTEMVDIIGDDAKTRKENFKSTGQAEDWKEHYSYMWKELAMSYDFMSSVSPDKAHINSEVHFLSTVAYRDLYMKPEYVRNTYWLATLLGMDAGFTWFWGRNPDGSIENRLMTTSVQGLLESYPGTVAQQPRVANELSKTMMDLNAFSEEIVKFQEQRKPVRIFYSETAAINDTHYMEDQFELYEALFFNGVPVGFVTASMLEKQPHSSWDAVVIRKTEEVTDAEFEALQSYLNAGGTVITDDASLKLTQYKKPRTASLTQGSGVLYQPADTSPASLAKQAFTVLEQQGSLSPVKLMETNPSNQRGAMWRVVPQGDDRYMMTVVNLGKHEASLQAAMAGNAAFTVTDMMTGQSLGTSWTVKPEGVMLLELQVLPQSGQPGSGDGTDGGTNGDPGSGGTPGGTIGGTPGGTTGGAAGGGSSVPGNSGPVKQPAAPVKVTADTIVNGVARSKLSGSLLQSAVEQAVNGSVRIQVELPAAANEVQLQLPASSVSAAGMAQITKLSIDTGLAVVSIPPSMLQKALSPNAQTVELTVKKTSVTLDSEKARAIVKDNPVYDFTLSVDGAAISHFGNGASVELQLPYTLKGGEKPKHVVAYYINDNRELTAVKNSRYDEKTGTLVFHVKHFSYYTAASANVSFKDLSTVPWAEESILSLAAREIVQGTGSGAFQPAQQVSRAEFVQMLVNAFELGSGEKAASTFSDVKQGAWYSGALGTAQSLGIISGKPDGSFGVHDSITRQEMAVIVHRLLTAEGISLPEGSGSAKAFKDEGLIAGYAAASVKAMQASGLLQGSGNGQFGPKELTTRAQAAVLVERLLELP; this is encoded by the coding sequence ATGAAAAGATTATTGTCCTTATTTTTGAGCCTGAGTCTCATTGCAGCATTGGTGGTTCCACCTGCTCCGCTGCAAGCTGCCGTGATTGCGGATGCACAGCAGCTTATGGATTATCTGCGCACGAAAGTGGACGCAGGCGGGGATGCTACCAAGATTAAACTGGCTGACGCCAATGCAACGGTGCAGGTCAGTACTCCTGTGACGCTGAACGAGACCTTTAACGTACCGAGCGGCGTGAAGCTGCAGCTATTCTTAAAGATCGGCATTCAGGATGAAATGATAGTAGACGGGAAGCTGCAGGACAGCCGGGGCCTTGATTTTCGCCGGGACGGTGTTGTCGGCACCGGCACGGGCTCGGTGCTGCTGAATTCGGGAAGCAGCTACTACCAGCAAGGCGCTGAGATTGTAGGAGCAGCCGGCGTCATTCAGCCGGGGCCGAATTCCAGCGTAAAGCTGCTGGCGAACAGCCGGCTGTACGTAGCCTCCGGGACGGTTACCGTGCCGGCCGGCAAGACGGTGACATCAGACATGTTCAAGGTGATTGAGGTTGCAGAGGGAGCCAAATTCGAGGTTAACGGAGTCATCAATAACGACGTTGCCTTGATCCTGCCTTCCCCTCCAGGATCCGGTCCGACAGCAGACAAGGCAGCACTGGTCCAGGCGATCTCTGCGGCGATGGCGAACAAGGACGCCACGGCAGTCAGCGTGGACGGCAGTGAGGTGCCATCCACCGGAAAATGGGTCACTGCCTCGGCTGCAGATGCTTTCATGACAGCCATTCAATCGGCTATCGGCATTAGAGACGATGGAGCGGCCACACAGAGTCAGGTCACGGAAGGTGAGGCTGCATTGACAGCCGCAGTCCAAGCCTTTGATGCTGCCAAGCAGAATGGCACGCGTACAGGTGTACCTGCCGAGATCAAGACGGCACAGGATCTGGCGGATGCGCTGAAGCATATCACAGTGGATGATACGAAGGTGAAGCTAAGCGGAAATACCGTGGAGCTGTATGAAGCCATCACTATTGGAGAGCCGATGTCTATTCCGGCGGGCGTGAAGCTGCAAAGCTTTGCCGACCTGACGGTGAATACATCCGTCACTGTACTCGGCACCGTTCAGGACAGCCGTACACCGGACAAACGGGGAGCAGGTCTTGCCGGTAACGGCTCCGGTGCCATGGTGTTCCGCACGGGAAGCAGTTACTATCAGCAGGGCACCGAGGTGGTAGGTCCAAACGGTATATTCAAGCTGGGTTCAGACTCTAGCGTAGAGGTGCAAGGAAATCATCATTTGCGCATCGCTTCCGGTATAGTTACGCTGGCAAAGCCGGTGGAAGCGTCAGTGGTGCAGCGGATTACGGTAGCCTCAGAGGCCGTATTTAATGCCGTCTCTTCCCATATTGGAGCCGGTGTGGACTATACGCCGGTTAGCGCTGGCCTGGTCAGGCTGAATGAGCTGATCCGTCTGGCAGCGGCAAATCTGGACTCCACGCCGGTCAGCGTGGACGGGGCGGGACTTACGTCGGATCAATACTGGGTCACCCAAACGGACCAAGATGCCCTCGCAGACCGTGTGGATGCCGCAATCGTGACGAAGAACAACAGCTCAGCGGCGGAGAGCGATTATCAGACTGCCGCTGCCGCATTAGAGGCTGCCGTTCAAGCCTTTAACGATGCGAAGCAGCCAGGGGCGGTGCAGGCCGCAGAGATTACGACGGCAGAAGAGCTCCTGACGGCCCTGAACGGGCTGAGCGGCAGCGCAGAGCCTGTGGCTAAACGCTTGGCCGATGAGAGGGTAGGCGAGAAGACGTTCCAGGTCGTGGAAGTGTTCAAGCCGGTAACGGTAACGAAAAAGCTGACGGTGCCCGCGAACGTGCGGCTGAAGTTCACGGCCCAGATGACGGTTCATGCCATGATCCAGGTCAAGGGTCAGCTGCAGGACTTCCGGGACGAGGGCTTCATTATCGGCAATGGTATTGTCGGAGGAAGCGGCATTGGCTCTGCCGTGTTTGAGCCGGGCAGTGCGATGTATATCAAGGGCAAGGGCGAAACGATTGGGAACACCGGGATGCTCCGGGTAGAGCCAAACTCTATTCTCAGCATGTATGCAAAGAATCGCATGGAGATTACATCAGGTAAAGCAACGGTCTTGAAGCCGCTCATCACATCACTGACCACGGATTTGAGTGTACAGTCAGGTGCGGAGCTGACGGTGATCGGTTCCATTCCGAAGGAAATTGCCGTGCAATCCAGCGGAACCTACATCGATGCCAGCATTACCAATACAGAGTCCAAGCTGGGTATGGTTGGACAATCAGCTGAATCCTCGGATGAAACGGCTCTGACCGCCAAGATTCAGGACGGACGCATCTATCTGACCGTCAAGTCGATGGAGCAGAAGAAGGTGACCGTGACTGTGAAGGCGGAGGATGGCCGGACGGCGACGGTTGAAGCGGACTTGAACAATGGCGGCGTTATATCGAAGAGTATTTTGAAATACGGCGCATTGTCCGCCGCGGAGCTCAAAGCACGCATTCAGTCCAAGATCAGCGAGCTCGAAGCTTTGATCCTGCAAGCACAGGCCCGTAAGCTCGATACCGAGCGGGAGAAGGGTGCGGTCTGGTTCGCGAAAGAGTATGACAAGTATGCCGATTGGGATGAGAAAAATATAGATGTGAACAAAAAGATGTTCGGCGTGATTCCATCCTACAGCCCGGGCGGCAAGTCACCGGAGGAGCTGGCTCAGGAGCTGCCGGAGTTCCAGCGGACAGAAGTCATCGCGCTGCTGGATACGGCGATTGCCGAGCTGACCGGAGTGCTGAACGGCTCGATTGTGCGGCGGCCGGTGCGGCTCGTGGATTGGGACGGCATTGAGCTGAAGGGAAGTAATTTCTACAGTGAAGGCAAGCCGGTGTTCCTGCACGACTATTTCTCCAAGCCGCTTGATGTGCCGAAGGACAACGCAACCCTGTACAATGACTATCTCGGCAAAATCGACCTGCCCAAATCCATCAATCCTAGCTTTGTAAGCGATGAAAAGGGTACGCCGACGGCAGACAAGTACGGTGATTTACAGAATCGTCCGAGCAACAATATGGGCTATACCATCTTGTGGCATGATCCTGCTCCGGCCTGGGCGACCAGCAAGCACGGGGAGACGCTGCGTGACGGTATTACGACGTTTACGAAATACGATATTAATCACCCGGAAATTCGTTCGATTTGGAGCCATGTGCTGAAGCAGACCGGACCCATCACGAGCGGAAAGCCTTATACGGAGCTGGGATATTTGCTGGCGAACGAGCCGCACTGGTTTCTGGAGAAGGGCCACTGGGCAACTCCTAGAAAAGCAAACGGCCAAGAGGGGATTTCCGACCTTGCTCTGAAGCAATTCGCGGAGTGGCTGGAGGAGCGCCATCAAACACTGAGCAATCTGAATGCTTTGTGGGGAACGAGCTATGCAAGCTTTGATGCCGCTGCGCAGAGCGTCATTCCTATGGATAAAAAGTATAAAGGCACACCGATCGGCTATGATGTCAGCCTGTTCAATATGGAGCGGGGAACAGAATGGCTGGGCTTCCTTCATGAGCAGGTGAAGGCAAATGATCCGCAGGCGAATACGCATATTAAGATTATGCCGGACCTGTTCGTAGAGGACAACCGGACCCATGGCATCGACTTTGAGAAGCTGACTGAGATGGTTGATATCATTGGCGATGATGCGAAGACCCGGAAGGAGAATTTCAAATCAACTGGACAGGCGGAGGATTGGAAGGAGCACTACTCCTATATGTGGAAAGAGCTGGCCATGTCCTACGACTTTATGTCCTCGGTCAGCCCGGATAAGGCGCATATCAACTCAGAGGTGCATTTCCTGTCCACTGTCGCTTACCGCGATCTGTACATGAAGCCGGAGTATGTACGCAACACCTACTGGCTGGCGACACTGCTCGGTATGGATGCGGGCTTTACCTGGTTCTGGGGACGCAATCCGGATGGCTCCATTGAGAATCGTCTGATGACGACCTCGGTGCAGGGGCTGCTGGAGTCCTATCCGGGAACGGTGGCTCAGCAGCCACGGGTAGCCAATGAGTTAAGCAAGACGATGATGGATCTGAACGCGTTCTCTGAAGAGATTGTGAAGTTTCAGGAGCAGCGCAAGCCCGTGCGGATCTTCTACTCTGAAACGGCGGCCATTAATGATACGCATTATATGGAGGATCAATTCGAGCTGTACGAGGCTCTGTTCTTTAACGGAGTACCGGTCGGGTTTGTGACAGCAAGCATGCTGGAGAAGCAGCCGCATTCCAGCTGGGATGCTGTCGTGATCCGTAAGACCGAGGAAGTGACAGACGCTGAGTTTGAGGCGCTTCAGTCTTATTTGAATGCAGGCGGAACGGTGATTACGGATGATGCCAGCCTGAAGCTAACTCAGTACAAAAAGCCGCGCACAGCATCCTTGACACAAGGAAGCGGTGTGCTGTATCAGCCGGCGGACACATCCCCTGCCAGCCTGGCCAAGCAGGCATTTACTGTGCTGGAGCAGCAAGGCAGTCTGTCACCGGTCAAGCTGATGGAGACGAACCCTTCCAATCAGCGCGGGGCCATGTGGCGTGTTGTGCCTCAGGGTGACGACCGTTACATGATGACGGTTGTGAATTTGGGCAAGCACGAGGCTTCCCTGCAGGCGGCGATGGCCGGCAATGCCGCATTTACAGTGACAGACATGATGACAGGCCAAAGCCTCGGCACGTCCTGGACAGTAAAGCCGGAAGGAGTCATGCTGCTGGAGCTTCAAGTGCTGCCACAATCCGGGCAGCCAGGCAGCGGTGACGGCACAGATGGAGGAACAAACGGTGATCCGGGCTCCGGTGGAACTCCTGGCGGAACGATTGGTGGAACTCCTGGCGGAACGACTGGCGGAGCAGCAGGAGGCGGAAGCTCGGTCCCAGGCAATAGCGGACCTGTTAAACAGCCTGCCGCTCCAGTGAAAGTGACAGCAGACACCATTGTGAACGGTGTTGCGCGCTCCAAGCTGTCTGGCAGCCTGCTGCAAAGTGCAGTGGAACAGGCTGTAAACGGCAGCGTGCGTATCCAGGTAGAGCTGCCGGCTGCCGCCAATGAAGTGCAGCTGCAGCTTCCGGCTTCCAGCGTGAGCGCTGCAGGCATGGCGCAGATTACCAAGCTGAGTATTGACACCGGTCTCGCTGTCGTTTCGATCCCGCCGTCCATGCTGCAGAAAGCTTTGAGCCCTAACGCCCAAACCGTAGAGCTCACCGTCAAGAAGACTTCTGTAACGCTGGACAGCGAGAAGGCACGGGCTATTGTCAAAGACAATCCGGTCTACGACTTCACCTTGTCTGTGGATGGCGCGGCAATCAGCCATTTCGGCAATGGGGCATCCGTGGAGCTGCAGCTTCCCTATACGCTGAAGGGAGGCGAGAAGCCGAAGCATGTCGTTGCTTATTACATCAACGACAACCGTGAGCTGACGGCCGTGAAGAACAGCCGCTATGACGAGAAGACGGGAACGCTCGTATTCCATGTGAAGCATTTCAGCTACTATACCGCAGCGTCAGCAAACGTCAGCTTCAAGGATCTTTCAACGGTCCCATGGGCTGAGGAAAGCATTCTGTCTCTGGCAGCGCGGGAAATCGTGCAGGGCACTGGTTCGGGAGCCTTCCAGCCAGCGCAGCAAGTGAGCCGTGCCGAGTTTGTTCAAATGCTCGTTAACGCTTTTGAGCTTGGCTCTGGCGAGAAGGCTGCCTCTACCTTCAGCGACGTGAAGCAGGGAGCCTGGTACAGTGGTGCGCTCGGCACAGCACAGTCGCTCGGCATCATTTCCGGCAAGCCGGATGGCAGCTTCGGTGTTCATGACTCCATCACAAGACAAGAGATGGCAGTCATCGTGCATCGCTTGCTGACAGCAGAGGGGATTTCACTGCCAGAGGGCAGCGGTTCTGCAAAGGCCTTTAAGGATGAGGGGCTGATTGCCGGCTACGCGGCAGCCAGTGTGAAGGCCATGCAGGCCTCCGGCTTGCTGCAGGGCTCAGGCAACGGGCAATTTGGTCCGAAGGAGCTCACTACGCGCGCCCAGGCGGCCGTGCTGGTGGAGCGTCTGCTGGAGCTTCCATAA
- a CDS encoding beta-galactosidase, with translation MGTKQKLISLTLCVGLIMGMTAADRFSIAFAAETPKQEAVRKLGELNALITQAKGSGIDTTREESAAWMASEFIKYADWDAANVAKNKAQFERVKLFQNNAQQLANDLPNFERREVSQMLDTAKTELNQVMSGAVTRRAVSKVNWSNITVQNDQFMSNGKPVFLYDYFSKPLNIPTSDPTLYNEYLGKLDHPKAISPIFALDEAGTIDQTKLADLKNRPTNTAGYLMLWHDPLPQWAATKYGPEILKGQSFFTKYDIDHPQVREIWKDVFKGTIPTTAGKNYTKLGYILANEPHWFTAKGHWAAVSNVSTYTMSKFRTWLEAKHGTIAKLNGLWGTSYSSFSQVNLAIPLDASYKNTPIWYDWSRFNMDRGTEWLTFLHDEIKKYDPAARTQLKLMPDLFVEGPRDHGIDFEALTEMTEIIGDDAKIRKRNMNSTGPESWESKYAYYWEEMAMSYDFMDSVSPNKPHFNSEVHLLSTTQYRDLYMKPEYVRSTYWQTTIHGLNGGLTWFWGRNADGSIEERLQNATGGLGESYAASVAQQPRVAQELTKTMMDMNAFSNEIVKFQRERKPVRLFYSEAAAINDFNYMQDQFDLYESMYFSGVPLGFATKNIIFKQPNSDWDVIVVRKTEEVTEAEFNALQIYLDNGGTVILDDVSLKFNEYKQPRAKTLTAGTGKLIKMTNNAVSGIASRVTTELSAKGQLPPVVLTENNGLPSKGAFWRVVPHGTNTYLMTIVNVGKNTSNISLKMANNKNVTVKNLMTGKSSPASFSLGSEQVLLLEVKPVP, from the coding sequence ATGGGGACCAAACAGAAGCTGATCAGCCTGACCTTATGTGTCGGATTGATCATGGGCATGACCGCAGCAGACCGTTTCTCGATCGCGTTCGCTGCTGAAACCCCGAAGCAGGAGGCTGTCAGAAAGCTGGGCGAGCTGAACGCGTTGATCACACAAGCGAAAGGAAGTGGCATTGACACCACCCGGGAAGAAAGTGCGGCATGGATGGCAAGTGAATTTATTAAATACGCAGACTGGGACGCCGCCAACGTTGCGAAGAACAAGGCCCAGTTCGAGCGGGTCAAGCTGTTCCAGAATAATGCGCAGCAGCTGGCGAATGACCTGCCCAATTTTGAGCGCAGAGAAGTCAGTCAGATGCTGGATACAGCCAAAACCGAATTGAATCAGGTCATGAGCGGAGCGGTGACGCGCCGCGCAGTGTCCAAGGTCAACTGGTCGAACATTACGGTGCAGAATGATCAGTTCATGTCTAACGGAAAGCCGGTGTTCCTGTACGATTACTTCTCCAAGCCGCTGAATATTCCAACCTCCGATCCGACACTGTATAACGAATATTTAGGCAAGCTGGATCATCCAAAGGCCATCAGCCCGATCTTCGCGCTGGACGAGGCCGGAACCATCGATCAGACGAAGCTGGCTGATCTGAAGAATCGCCCGACCAATACAGCCGGCTACCTCATGCTGTGGCATGATCCGCTGCCGCAATGGGCAGCCACCAAGTATGGACCAGAGATTTTGAAGGGGCAGAGCTTCTTCACGAAGTATGACATTGACCACCCGCAGGTGCGGGAGATCTGGAAGGATGTCTTCAAGGGAACCATCCCGACGACGGCCGGCAAAAACTACACCAAGCTCGGCTACATTCTCGCTAATGAACCGCACTGGTTTACGGCGAAAGGGCATTGGGCGGCCGTTTCCAATGTGTCTACGTATACGATGAGCAAGTTCAGAACATGGCTTGAGGCCAAGCACGGCACGATTGCCAAGCTGAACGGGCTGTGGGGGACAAGCTACAGCAGCTTCAGCCAGGTGAATCTTGCCATTCCACTGGATGCCTCTTACAAGAACACTCCGATCTGGTATGACTGGTCACGCTTCAACATGGATCGGGGAACTGAATGGCTGACCTTCCTGCATGATGAGATCAAGAAATATGATCCTGCAGCCCGGACTCAGCTGAAGCTTATGCCAGACCTCTTCGTCGAGGGCCCTCGGGATCATGGCATCGACTTTGAGGCCCTGACCGAGATGACCGAGATCATCGGCGACGATGCAAAGATTCGCAAGCGGAACATGAACAGCACCGGTCCGGAGAGCTGGGAGTCCAAGTACGCCTACTACTGGGAAGAGATGGCGATGTCGTATGACTTTATGGATTCCGTCAGCCCGAACAAGCCTCACTTTAATTCCGAGGTGCATCTGCTGTCGACAACGCAGTACCGGGATCTGTACATGAAGCCCGAGTATGTGCGCTCCACATACTGGCAGACGACCATTCACGGCTTGAACGGGGGCCTGACCTGGTTCTGGGGCCGTAACGCTGACGGCTCGATCGAGGAGCGGCTGCAGAATGCTACTGGCGGTCTCGGCGAGTCCTATGCGGCTTCGGTAGCCCAGCAGCCAAGAGTGGCGCAGGAGCTGACCAAGACGATGATGGACATGAACGCCTTCTCGAATGAGATCGTCAAGTTCCAGCGGGAGCGTAAGCCGGTTCGGCTGTTCTACTCTGAAGCGGCCGCAATCAACGATTTCAATTACATGCAGGATCAATTTGATCTGTATGAGTCCATGTACTTTAGTGGGGTACCGCTCGGCTTTGCCACGAAGAACATTATTTTCAAGCAGCCGAACTCGGATTGGGATGTCATCGTAGTCCGCAAGACGGAGGAAGTCACCGAAGCGGAATTTAACGCACTGCAAATTTATCTGGATAACGGGGGAACCGTCATCCTGGATGATGTCAGCCTCAAGTTCAATGAATACAAGCAGCCGCGCGCGAAGACCCTGACCGCAGGTACCGGCAAGCTGATCAAGATGACAAACAATGCCGTGTCCGGCATTGCATCCCGAGTAACAACAGAGCTGTCGGCCAAAGGTCAGCTGCCACCGGTGGTCCTGACCGAGAACAATGGCCTGCCATCTAAGGGAGCCTTCTGGCGGGTTGTGCCGCATGGCACGAACACCTACCTGATGACGATCGTGAACGTTGGAAAGAACACCTCCAATATCAGCCTCAAAATGGCGAACAACAAAAATGTTACCGTCAAAAACCTGATGACCGGCAAAAGCTCGCCAGCGAGCTTCAGCCTCGGTTCAGAGCAGGTGCTACTGCTGGAGGTGAAGCCGGTGCCGTAA
- a CDS encoding helix-turn-helix domain-containing protein — MEQRVMMNRSELPALITMGVFKPAQPWIHVDRILNMDTLLYVVDGEVTVCEEEIDYTLSSGQAFFLKNQCRHWGKSPVAPGSTWYWVSFVPFQPRAEQEPLFLPKQLTLSSPESFMDILNAMLRLYRSAAPFSTERMNGLLYQALYELLQQDLQQREKHRGSALSSRIIACLKQQLEQPFDSKRIADRLSMNYTYLGRVFKADTGSTINEYYRKLKIQRAIELMHAEALNLSQISEQLQFPNPYYFSRVFKQVTGLSPRDYQQQLYR; from the coding sequence ATGGAGCAGCGTGTCATGATGAACCGCAGCGAGCTGCCTGCTTTAATTACAATGGGGGTGTTCAAGCCGGCGCAGCCCTGGATTCACGTCGACCGGATCTTGAATATGGATACCCTGCTGTATGTCGTGGACGGAGAAGTGACCGTGTGTGAGGAGGAGATTGACTATACCTTGAGCAGCGGACAAGCTTTTTTTCTCAAAAATCAGTGCCGTCACTGGGGCAAATCCCCCGTCGCGCCCGGCTCGACCTGGTACTGGGTCTCCTTCGTGCCGTTTCAGCCCCGGGCAGAGCAAGAGCCGCTCTTTCTGCCGAAGCAGCTTACCTTGTCCTCCCCGGAGTCGTTTATGGATATCCTGAACGCCATGCTGCGGCTGTACCGCTCTGCCGCGCCGTTCAGCACGGAGCGCATGAACGGCCTGCTCTATCAGGCGCTGTACGAGCTGCTGCAGCAGGACCTGCAGCAAAGAGAGAAGCACCGCGGCTCCGCGCTTTCCTCTCGGATCATCGCCTGCCTGAAGCAGCAGCTGGAGCAGCCCTTTGACAGCAAGAGAATTGCCGACCGTCTGAGCATGAACTACACCTATTTGGGGCGGGTGTTTAAAGCCGATACCGGCAGCACGATCAATGAATACTACCGGAAGCTCAAAATCCAGCGTGCTATTGAGCTGATGCACGCCGAAGCGCTGAACCTATCCCAGATCAGCGAGCAGCTCCAGTTTCCGAATCCCTATTATTTCAGCCGGGTGTTCAAGCAGGTCACCGGCCTGTCGCCGCGTGATTATCAGCAGCAGCTGTATCGGTAG